The Candidatus Babeliales bacterium DNA window GTTCTTGCAGAACATCTTTTACCGTCAGTTGATCGTTTTTAATAAATGTTTGTTCGAGCAAACAAATATCACTATAAAGTTTCTTCACTTTACCTTCAATAACTTGTTCAATAATTTTTTCAGGTTTTCCTGAATTAATCATTTGTTCTTTGAAAATGTCCCTTTCATGTGCAAGGAAAGCAGGATCTACTTGTTCTGGAGATACATACATTGCTTTGTTTGCTGCAATTTGTAAACACAAGTCTTGCGCAAATTGTCTTACGTTTTCGGTATTAGCAACAAAGTCCGTTTCACAATTAATTTCTATAAGAACACCAAGACGATCCCCTGGATGAATGTACGCTTTGACAATACCTTCACCAGTTTCTTTATCCGCACGTTTTGCAGCTACTGCTGCACCTTTTTTGCGCAATAATTCTAATGCCTGGTCAAAATCACCTGCCGTTTCTTCAAGTGCTTTACGACAATCCATAAGGCCAAGACCGGTGTGATCTCTTAATTCTTGTAATAATTCTTTACTTATTTTTGACATAGAACTTTCCTGTTAGAGGTAAACATTATTATTTTATTGTGCCATAAATGGCTGTTTTATCAATGGAATATCGAAAAAGTAGCTTGTCCCTTACATTTTTTCAGGATGACTAACGCCAAGAAGGTCAAGAACCAGAGCTATTGTATCTCTCACAAGAGCTACCATTAACAAGCGTCCACGACTTTTTTCTATATTTTCCACATCAATAACACGTACGTGGCTATAATACCGGTGGAACAATTGCGCAAGCTCAACCACATAATAAGCCAATAAATGCGTTTGATGATTGGTCGCAATATCGAGTAATAGCTGCTCAAGAAACACAATTTTTTTGAGTAAAAACGCTTCTTCGTGGCCAATGTGCTGCGCATCGTCGGCATTAATGCTGTGTAGATCTGATGATTGTGATGCTTTTTCTAAGATGCTTCCCGTACGCACATACGCGTATTGAACATAATACACAGGATTTTCTTCAGTTTTTTTGAGCGCTAATCCAAGATCAAATTCAAGTTGCGCATCTGCCTTGCGATTCAAATAAAAAAAGCGTGCCACATCTTTGCCAACAGTATTGATAATATCTTGCAAACTAATAATTGC harbors:
- the tsf gene encoding translation elongation factor Ts, whose protein sequence is MSKISKELLQELRDHTGLGLMDCRKALEETAGDFDQALELLRKKGAAVAAKRADKETGEGIVKAYIHPGDRLGVLIEINCETDFVANTENVRQFAQDLCLQIAANKAMYVSPEQVDPAFLAHERDIFKEQMINSGKPEKIIEQVIEGKVKKLYSDICLLEQTFIKNDQLTVKDVLQELIAKTGESIRIRRFCRFELGK